Proteins from a genomic interval of bacterium:
- a CDS encoding Gfo/Idh/MocA family oxidoreductase — protein MALRVGFVGVGGIAKRHLAYCKNREDVELVGYADVNFEGAQKVAAEFGGNAYDSYDKLYSAEKPDAIVICTPPFAHGDIEEAACAAKIPFFVEKPVAVNMELAHRVQKAVEQSGIATQVGYMFRFSEPIRKVREMLQKHPLAMVQAHYYMPGLPPPAWWTSMELGGGQLIEQATHMLDLGRFLAGDAKTVVGRATRTRDWTPPPGYASEGMRLYAADMGIPDTTALVIEYECGALGTLSCSIVPQAKWDVGFKVVAEGLLITIDGANCSWSGDEEGSMTASPDWTGAVLGELLDVVKAGGTQTSVPYLEGVKSLAISVAGYESMKRGGGPVAVSELVG, from the coding sequence ATGGCCCTACGAGTTGGCTTTGTGGGTGTCGGCGGCATCGCCAAGCGGCACCTGGCGTACTGCAAGAACCGCGAGGATGTCGAACTGGTCGGCTATGCCGACGTGAACTTCGAGGGCGCGCAGAAGGTCGCCGCTGAGTTCGGCGGCAACGCCTACGACAGCTACGACAAGCTCTACAGCGCCGAGAAGCCGGACGCGATCGTCATCTGCACCCCGCCCTTCGCGCACGGCGACATCGAGGAGGCCGCGTGCGCGGCGAAGATCCCCTTCTTTGTCGAGAAACCCGTGGCCGTGAACATGGAGCTGGCCCACCGCGTGCAGAAGGCGGTGGAGCAGAGCGGCATCGCCACCCAGGTCGGCTATATGTTCCGCTTCTCCGAGCCGATCCGCAAGGTGCGGGAGATGCTACAGAAGCACCCGCTCGCCATGGTGCAGGCGCACTACTACATGCCGGGCCTGCCGCCGCCGGCGTGGTGGACGAGCATGGAACTCGGCGGCGGGCAGCTCATCGAGCAGGCCACGCACATGCTCGACCTGGGGCGTTTCCTGGCCGGCGACGCCAAGACGGTCGTCGGCCGGGCCACGCGCACGCGCGACTGGACCCCGCCGCCCGGCTACGCGAGCGAGGGCATGCGGCTGTACGCCGCCGACATGGGCATCCCGGACACGACCGCGCTGGTCATCGAGTATGAGTGCGGCGCGCTCGGCACGCTGAGCTGCTCCATTGTGCCGCAGGCCAAGTGGGACGTGGGCTTCAAGGTCGTGGCCGAGGGGCTGCTCATCACGATTGACGGCGCAAACTGCTCATGGAGTGGCGACGAGGAGGGCAGCATGACAGCCTCCCCGGACTGGACCGGAGCCGTTCTGGGCGAGCTGCTCGATGTCGTCAAGGCGGGCGGCACGCAGACCAGCGTCCCGTACCTCGAGGGCGTCAAGAGCCTGGCGATCTCGGTGGCGGGGTATGAGTCCATGAAACGGGGCGGAGGCCCCGTAGCGGTCAGCGAGCTGGTTGGGTGA
- a CDS encoding HAMP domain-containing histidine kinase — protein sequence MAQEPDGPIALRARFLADLSHEVRSPLHAIIGFSELLTDEAFGPLNPDQKSVAQDIHSAAEHLLQLINDVLDLSRLQMAKLDLQIEVLSLAAVVERSVHIARGLAHEKRLALAAEVDPALAARADERRVLQVLHNLLANAIRYSPPGGTVTITARPEETVVWTLVHDQGPGIAPDDQERIFEPFVALEVSGIEPGAGLGLSVCQNLLHAMGGDIRVDSAPGQGATFMFSLPRAERPD from the coding sequence ATGGCGCAGGAACCTGATGGCCCCATCGCGTTGCGCGCACGCTTTCTGGCGGACCTCAGCCACGAGGTCCGCAGCCCCCTCCACGCCATCATCGGCTTCTCCGAACTGCTGACCGATGAGGCCTTCGGCCCCCTCAACCCGGACCAGAAGTCGGTTGCGCAGGACATCCACAGCGCCGCCGAGCACCTCCTGCAGCTCATCAATGACGTCCTGGACCTCTCCCGCCTGCAGATGGCCAAGCTCGACCTGCAGATCGAGGTACTGTCCCTGGCGGCGGTGGTGGAGCGTTCGGTGCACATTGCCCGCGGACTGGCCCATGAGAAGCGCCTGGCGCTGGCGGCCGAGGTGGATCCCGCCCTGGCGGCGCGCGCGGATGAGCGCCGCGTCCTGCAGGTCCTGCACAACCTGCTGGCCAACGCCATCCGCTACAGCCCCCCAGGGGGCACGGTGACGATCACGGCCCGCCCGGAAGAGACCGTGGTCTGGACGCTGGTGCATGACCAGGGCCCGGGTATCGCCCCGGACGACCAGGAGCGCATCTTCGAGCCCTTTGTTGCGCTGGAGGTCAGCGGCATCGAGCCAGGCGCCGGACTGGGGCTATCGGTGTGTCAAAACCTGCTGCACGCCATGGGCGGCGACATCCGCGTAGACAGCGCGCCGGGCCAGGGTGCCACGTTCATGTTCAGCCTGCCACGGGCCGAGCGGCCCGACTGA
- a CDS encoding DUF4838 domain-containing protein, translating into MHRLWLIVLLAAVASSAFGFTIARDGKPQVDIIVAAEATLPEQTAATELGDYLGKIVGSPFTIVKPGEATQMAAHIFVGQTGAAIRAGLLADKLGPEEWVIRASGQDLIVTGGRPRGTLYAVYRLLEDVLGVHWWNPWEETVPPAKTLAPKITELRGKPVTPYRDIYMLYGNDGGRFAARNRLNRDGDARMQAEFGGCRDYGPPYHVHTFNLYFPPKQYGAEHPEWYSLIKGQRVVDTSQLCLTNPELRQAFLAKLTNFIETTAAAAKAAGAPPPDVFSVSQNDWDNHCTCDSCQAIATAEESEAGPLLDFVNFLADNIKDKYPWVHIDTLAYQYTQKAPKHIRPRDNVIIRLCDTGSDPTKPITSEDNKAFREHLLSWAAIAKNLRVWDYAVTYANPAGMPLPTTQTYDDDFKFYHEHNVEGVFTEHEYGIIGDARDFKIWMMMKLLEDPYANTEKLARTFTDGFYGPAAGKLVRDYLAALEAEMIARQTHTNWGSTPMSLTYLNLGFINRAQKLFDQAEQAVGNDATLLRRVRHARLPLDRASVVAYTKLNSEWQALGQPADQAPPSRDAVAQRAMATWLAEAKLRMSEAGQAKEKAAAEKEMRRYTSLPGSVPLPARFRDLPRGTVFDYTADMTRNWADVVKVIKDPEAESGFTNKLDLTAPETTSQEKYVLPMPWGLYGVQQKKFVGGAAIKAEDITGPGYHWYKMGVFPLEPSYYAYFFWSWIIQVDIDNAYDAAKPDQKFEVWANIKFTGPRFPHAKEGDKDAIYVERLVLVKTQ; encoded by the coding sequence ATGCATAGACTGTGGCTCATTGTCCTGTTGGCGGCAGTCGCCAGCAGCGCCTTCGGCTTCACCATCGCCCGAGACGGCAAGCCGCAGGTGGACATCATCGTGGCTGCCGAGGCCACGTTGCCCGAGCAGACCGCCGCGACCGAGCTGGGGGACTACCTGGGCAAGATCGTCGGCAGCCCCTTCACCATCGTCAAGCCTGGTGAGGCGACCCAGATGGCCGCCCACATCTTCGTGGGCCAGACCGGAGCGGCCATTCGCGCAGGACTGCTGGCTGACAAGCTGGGGCCCGAGGAGTGGGTCATCCGCGCCTCCGGCCAGGACCTGATCGTGACCGGCGGCCGCCCGCGCGGCACGCTCTACGCCGTCTACCGCCTGCTCGAGGACGTGCTGGGCGTGCACTGGTGGAACCCGTGGGAGGAGACGGTGCCGCCGGCGAAGACGCTGGCCCCGAAGATCACGGAGCTGCGCGGCAAGCCCGTCACCCCGTACCGCGACATCTACATGCTGTACGGCAATGACGGCGGGCGGTTCGCGGCGCGCAACCGGCTCAACCGCGACGGCGACGCACGGATGCAGGCGGAGTTCGGCGGCTGCCGCGACTACGGCCCGCCCTACCACGTCCACACCTTCAACCTGTACTTCCCGCCCAAGCAGTACGGGGCCGAGCACCCCGAGTGGTACTCGCTCATCAAGGGCCAGCGGGTCGTGGACACCTCGCAGCTCTGCCTGACGAACCCGGAACTGCGCCAGGCGTTTCTGGCGAAGCTGACCAACTTCATCGAGACCACCGCCGCGGCCGCCAAGGCCGCCGGGGCGCCGCCGCCGGACGTCTTCAGCGTCTCGCAGAACGACTGGGACAACCACTGCACCTGCGATAGCTGCCAGGCGATCGCGACAGCCGAGGAGAGCGAGGCCGGGCCGCTACTGGACTTCGTGAACTTCCTGGCCGACAACATCAAGGACAAGTACCCCTGGGTGCACATTGACACCCTCGCCTACCAGTACACGCAGAAGGCGCCCAAGCATATCAGGCCACGGGACAATGTCATCATCCGGCTGTGCGACACCGGCTCCGACCCCACCAAGCCCATCACCTCGGAAGACAACAAGGCCTTCCGCGAGCACCTGCTGAGCTGGGCGGCCATCGCCAAGAACCTGCGCGTGTGGGACTACGCGGTGACCTACGCCAACCCCGCGGGGATGCCGCTGCCCACCACGCAGACCTATGACGATGACTTCAAGTTCTACCACGAGCACAATGTCGAGGGCGTGTTCACCGAGCATGAGTACGGCATCATCGGCGATGCGCGCGACTTCAAGATCTGGATGATGATGAAGCTGCTCGAGGACCCGTACGCCAACACCGAGAAGCTGGCGCGGACCTTCACCGACGGCTTCTACGGCCCGGCGGCGGGGAAGCTCGTGCGCGACTACCTGGCGGCCCTGGAGGCCGAGATGATCGCGCGCCAGACGCACACCAACTGGGGCTCGACGCCGATGTCGCTCACGTACCTGAACCTCGGCTTCATCAACCGCGCCCAGAAGCTGTTCGACCAGGCTGAGCAGGCTGTCGGCAACGACGCCACGCTGCTACGGCGCGTGCGCCACGCGCGGCTGCCGCTGGACCGGGCGAGCGTGGTGGCCTACACCAAGCTCAACAGCGAGTGGCAGGCGCTGGGCCAGCCGGCCGACCAGGCCCCGCCCAGCCGCGATGCCGTCGCCCAGCGCGCCATGGCGACTTGGCTGGCCGAGGCCAAGCTGCGCATGAGTGAGGCCGGGCAGGCCAAGGAGAAGGCTGCGGCTGAGAAGGAGATGCGGCGCTACACGTCGCTGCCCGGCTCGGTGCCGCTGCCCGCCAGGTTCCGTGACCTGCCGCGCGGCACGGTCTTTGACTACACCGCCGACATGACCCGCAACTGGGCGGACGTCGTCAAGGTCATCAAGGACCCCGAGGCCGAGAGCGGCTTCACCAACAAGCTGGACCTCACCGCCCCGGAGACAACCAGCCAGGAGAAGTACGTGCTGCCGATGCCATGGGGCCTGTACGGGGTGCAGCAGAAGAAGTTCGTCGGTGGCGCCGCCATCAAGGCCGAGGACATCACGGGGCCGGGCTACCACTGGTACAAGATGGGCGTCTTCCCCCTTGAGCCGTCGTACTACGCGTACTTCTTCTGGAGCTGGATCATCCAGGTAGACATTGACAACGCCTACGACGCCGCCAAGCCCGACCAGAAGTTCGAGGTCTGGGCCAACATCAAGTTCACGGGCCCGCGCTTCCCGCATGCCAAGGAGGGCGACAAGGACGCCATCTACGTGGAGCGGCTGGTGCTGGTGAAGACGCAGTAG
- a CDS encoding HAD-IA family hydrolase, with protein MPTRTITALLFDLDQTLYAPETGLLPAGDRRITDYLAHRLNLPREQADAERRRLWREYGTTARGAEIEYGLPQRELYLHSLEDLDPREYLGRDEALAGMLQGLDADRFVVTNAAGNYARRVLAALGIDHCFQRVFDIEALGWRPKPEHAAYQCVLDALGRPAAEVGMVEDFPWNLVPAQELGMLTVYLGADEAEADVTLTNLLDLPAALAEAGVRLTHPRR; from the coding sequence ATGCCCACACGCACCATCACCGCCCTTCTCTTCGATCTGGATCAGACGCTCTACGCGCCGGAGACCGGCTTGCTGCCGGCCGGGGACCGGCGCATCACCGACTACCTTGCCCATCGCCTGAACCTGCCGCGCGAGCAGGCCGACGCCGAGCGCCGGCGGCTCTGGCGCGAGTACGGCACGACCGCCCGCGGGGCGGAGATCGAGTACGGCCTGCCCCAGCGCGAGCTGTACCTCCACAGCCTGGAGGACCTCGACCCGCGCGAGTACCTGGGCCGTGACGAGGCGCTGGCGGGGATGCTGCAGGGCCTCGACGCCGACCGGTTCGTCGTCACCAATGCGGCGGGCAACTATGCCCGCCGCGTGCTGGCGGCGCTGGGGATTGACCACTGCTTCCAGCGCGTGTTCGACATCGAGGCCCTCGGCTGGCGCCCCAAGCCCGAGCACGCGGCCTACCAGTGCGTGCTGGACGCCCTCGGCCGCCCGGCGGCCGAGGTGGGGATGGTCGAGGACTTCCCGTGGAACCTCGTCCCGGCGCAGGAGTTGGGGATGCTGACCGTCTACCTGGGCGCCGACGAGGCCGAGGCCGATGTGACGCTGACGAACCTGCTGGACCTGCCGGCGGCGCTGGCGGAGGCGGGGGTACGGCTCACCCACCCCCGGCGCTAG
- a CDS encoding glycoside hydrolase family 95 protein: protein MNTTIWMNKPAADWLEGLPIGTGRLAAMVLGGVKREQVTLNHEWLWTGRNRQRDTEPRAHLLEPVRELLRQERWEEAAQAANDAFGGAGGISGVRNRVDPYQPAADLLLTFSHGPYHHYRRSLDLESGIVRVEYDAQHGNRITRTYVADLSHDAIYVHVAFDEYPLECVVQLDRGFDPDCTLTRRAAGSQLDLHGAIRDGIEFHVRCQAAVREGTVRANGDNRLIVSGARELLLALDLGTNVKQPDAAAECDAPLPSLDEWPDLVRAHTETYQRGRGGFSLELGDLPDREAMPTPERIHRARNGEPDPGLPLLYFNLARHLMQASSALADLPANLQGKWNEDLRPPWECDLHQDVNLQMNYWFAEPAGMTECIEALFRHIERFVPHARKAARDLYGCRGVWFPIQTDPWGRATPESYGWAVWIGAAAWLAQHFWWRWDFGRDRQFLADRAYPFIKDVAAFYEDYLVADAEGVLQVMPSQSPENRFVGSGSRFPVSIGISAAMDVELAHECLRHAVAASEALGVDEDLRRTWQDMLGQLPPLQVGSRGQLLEWDREFEEVEPGHRHLSHLYALYPGDQIDPLDSPELFTAARRSLEIRLENFGGHTGWSRAWTACCFARLGDAEAAWAHLMHLATDFVTDALLDLHPPRIFQIEGNFGGAAAILEMLLQSRGGRLHLLPALPEVWPSGEVKGLRARGGFVVDMKWAAGRLMEAIVTAQETGPCRIIHGDQDQTVTLQAGETYQVNG from the coding sequence ATGAACACCACCATCTGGATGAACAAGCCCGCCGCCGACTGGCTCGAGGGCCTGCCCATCGGCACGGGGCGCCTGGCCGCGATGGTCCTCGGCGGCGTGAAGCGCGAGCAGGTGACGCTGAACCACGAGTGGCTCTGGACCGGTCGCAACCGCCAGCGCGACACAGAGCCCCGGGCCCACTTGCTCGAGCCCGTGCGGGAGTTGCTGCGGCAGGAGCGTTGGGAGGAGGCCGCGCAGGCTGCCAACGACGCCTTCGGCGGCGCGGGCGGCATCAGCGGCGTCCGGAACCGCGTGGACCCCTACCAGCCCGCTGCTGACCTGCTGCTCACCTTCAGCCACGGGCCATACCACCACTACCGCCGCAGCCTCGACCTGGAGAGCGGCATCGTGCGCGTGGAGTACGACGCCCAGCACGGCAACCGCATCACCCGCACCTACGTCGCCGACCTGAGCCACGACGCGATCTACGTGCACGTCGCGTTCGACGAGTACCCCCTCGAGTGCGTCGTGCAACTCGACCGCGGCTTCGACCCCGACTGCACGCTGACGCGCCGCGCCGCCGGCAGTCAACTCGACCTGCACGGCGCCATCCGCGACGGCATCGAGTTCCACGTACGCTGCCAGGCGGCGGTGCGTGAGGGCACGGTACGGGCGAACGGCGACAACCGCCTGATCGTCAGCGGCGCGCGGGAGCTGCTGCTGGCGCTGGACCTGGGCACCAATGTGAAGCAGCCCGACGCGGCGGCCGAATGTGACGCGCCGCTGCCGAGCCTGGACGAGTGGCCGGACCTGGTGCGGGCGCACACGGAGACCTACCAGCGCGGGCGCGGGGGCTTCAGCCTGGAACTGGGCGACTTGCCGGACCGCGAGGCCATGCCGACGCCCGAGCGCATTCACCGCGCCCGCAATGGCGAGCCCGATCCCGGCCTGCCACTGCTGTACTTCAATCTGGCCCGCCACCTGATGCAGGCCAGCTCCGCGCTGGCCGACCTGCCGGCGAACCTGCAGGGCAAGTGGAACGAGGACCTGCGCCCGCCGTGGGAGTGCGACCTGCACCAGGACGTGAACCTGCAGATGAACTACTGGTTCGCCGAGCCGGCGGGCATGACGGAGTGCATCGAGGCGCTGTTCCGCCACATCGAGCGCTTCGTGCCGCACGCCCGCAAAGCCGCGCGCGACCTGTACGGCTGCCGCGGCGTGTGGTTCCCGATCCAGACCGACCCGTGGGGCCGCGCCACCCCGGAGTCCTACGGCTGGGCGGTGTGGATCGGTGCGGCGGCCTGGCTGGCGCAGCACTTCTGGTGGCGCTGGGACTTCGGCCGCGACCGGCAGTTCCTCGCCGACCGCGCCTACCCGTTCATCAAGGACGTCGCGGCGTTCTACGAGGACTATCTCGTCGCGGACGCGGAGGGCGTCCTGCAAGTCATGCCCTCGCAGTCGCCCGAGAACCGCTTCGTTGGCAGCGGCAGTCGTTTCCCTGTCTCCATCGGCATCTCAGCGGCGATGGATGTGGAGCTGGCGCACGAGTGCCTCCGCCACGCGGTCGCGGCGTCCGAGGCCCTGGGCGTAGACGAGGACCTGCGCCGCACGTGGCAGGACATGCTGGGCCAGTTGCCGCCGCTGCAGGTCGGCTCGCGCGGACAACTGCTTGAGTGGGACCGGGAGTTCGAGGAAGTCGAGCCCGGCCATCGGCACCTATCGCACCTGTACGCGCTCTATCCGGGCGACCAGATTGATCCACTGGACAGCCCGGAGCTGTTCACGGCGGCGCGGCGGTCACTGGAGATCCGACTGGAGAACTTCGGCGGCCACACCGGCTGGAGCCGCGCCTGGACGGCGTGCTGCTTCGCGCGCCTGGGTGACGCGGAGGCGGCGTGGGCGCACCTGATGCACCTGGCGACGGACTTCGTGACCGACGCACTGCTGGACCTGCACCCGCCGCGCATCTTCCAGATCGAGGGCAACTTCGGCGGAGCGGCGGCGATCCTGGAGATGCTGCTGCAGAGCCGCGGCGGGCGGCTGCATCTGCTGCCGGCCTTACCGGAGGTCTGGCCGAGTGGAGAGGTGAAGGGGCTGCGGGCGCGAGGAGGATTTGTGGTGGATATGAAGTGGGCGGCGGGGCGGCTGATGGAGGCAATTGTCACCGCCCAGGAGACTGGTCCCTGCCGGATCATCCATGGGGATCAGGACCAGACGGTTACGTTGCAGGCCGGCGAGACCTACCAGGTGAACGGCTAG
- a CDS encoding toll/interleukin-1 receptor domain-containing protein — translation MNIEQASSKVLQLLNARGHLSNSELVGAVDDDLELAQDVRHGLVRDKLAVDGPTGLAPAPSARAEGGPGEPAPEGAWIFVSHSHRDLEEVRRVRNALEAKGHNPLLFFLRCLDDNAELDDLIRREIEARTWFLLCDSPNARNSKWVQMELEYIRGLPGKYTANVDLTHDWDEQLAAVTGLSRRVTIYMAYSREDQELVRPIAEALRQHEYRVYFDDDDAAGVDLAGIMRRSIETAAAEGFILLFVSEAGLRSEWVEYEYKYALEQGGMVVPVTIGPAADGGAAPGGTPLREGDQAMDFTTGSFQENMQTLLRVLKTKNMDSAS, via the coding sequence GTGAACATCGAGCAGGCGTCGAGCAAGGTCCTCCAGCTACTCAACGCTCGCGGCCACCTCAGCAACAGCGAGCTAGTGGGCGCAGTGGACGACGACCTCGAGCTAGCACAGGACGTGCGCCATGGTCTCGTGCGAGACAAGCTGGCCGTTGACGGGCCCACGGGCCTGGCCCCCGCCCCCTCGGCGCGTGCAGAGGGCGGGCCGGGCGAACCCGCCCCCGAAGGCGCGTGGATCTTTGTTTCCCATTCGCACCGGGATCTTGAAGAGGTCCGCCGTGTCCGCAATGCACTGGAGGCCAAGGGACACAATCCCTTGCTGTTCTTCCTGCGCTGCCTGGACGACAACGCCGAGCTGGATGACCTGATCAGGCGCGAGATCGAGGCGCGCACGTGGTTCCTGCTCTGTGACAGCCCCAACGCGCGCAACTCCAAGTGGGTGCAGATGGAGCTGGAGTACATCAGGGGGCTTCCGGGCAAATACACGGCGAACGTGGATCTGACGCACGACTGGGACGAGCAACTCGCGGCGGTCACAGGGCTCTCGCGGCGTGTGACGATCTACATGGCCTATTCGCGGGAAGATCAGGAACTCGTCAGACCCATTGCCGAGGCTCTCAGGCAGCACGAATACCGGGTCTACTTCGACGATGATGACGCTGCGGGCGTGGACCTGGCCGGGATCATGCGGCGTAGCATCGAGACCGCTGCGGCCGAGGGTTTCATCCTGCTCTTCGTGAGCGAGGCCGGCCTTAGATCAGAGTGGGTCGAATACGAGTACAAGTATGCCCTCGAACAGGGCGGCATGGTTGTACCGGTCACCATCGGGCCAGCCGCAGACGGTGGCGCGGCCCCCGGCGGCACGCCGCTGCGAGAGGGCGATCAGGCGATGGACTTCACGACCGGCAGCTTCCAGGAGAACATGCAGACGTTGCTGCGCGTGCTCAAGACGAAGAACATGGATTCAGCGAGTTGA
- a CDS encoding glycoside hydrolase family 127 protein, whose product MATPILDTSHSPHVRLHTVPLPAVRLADDAFWTPLRRGNVENGLPRLHGLLEENGHMDNFRRLAGKDVARRGPLFTDSDLYKWIEAAGYVLQTEDHPDLRSLLEADIADIAAAQGDDGYLSTYFIEERAGERYQHLEYSHEMYCAGHLMQGAVAVARATGDDTLLQVACRFADHLDSVFGPGRNGTTDGHPEVELALIELYRHTRERRYLDLAAFLLSRPQSHANLPPIAQRESLIGHAVRSSYICCGGADLVMETGDPEMMANLQRLWQDLVGGKIYVTGGVGARYEGEAFGEPYELPNARAYAETCAQIGHFMWAFRMLLLTGEGQYAEAMEWILYNGLRSGVDLDGYQYFYMNPLAHDGKESVSATGHRVPPTQRSTWHGCTCCPPNVQRLLASLPGYFVTVAEREVHVHLYDALEAAVDVPGVGPVRLKIETRYPWDGGITITVGLDEAADFALHLRIPTWADGAAAFVGGAQPLAGEPGTYLVIQRQWQPGDVVQLDLPMALEALEAHPNVTEDRGAVALKRGPIVYCVESVDHRTPVAELSVSVTPGEGLPASWEAVWREDLLGGVVVIEGPGFGCVPTERPLYAAVAQGYKTGQVPAHITAIPYYAWANRGPAAMRVWVASKADREVT is encoded by the coding sequence ATGGCTACCCCGATTCTCGACACCTCACACAGCCCCCATGTGCGCCTGCACACCGTGCCCCTGCCCGCCGTGCGCCTGGCCGACGACGCCTTCTGGACGCCCCTGCGCCGGGGCAATGTCGAGAACGGCCTCCCGCGCTTGCATGGCCTGCTCGAAGAGAACGGCCACATGGACAACTTCCGCCGCCTCGCCGGCAAGGACGTGGCGCGCCGGGGCCCGCTCTTCACCGACTCGGACCTCTACAAGTGGATCGAGGCCGCCGGCTATGTGCTGCAGACCGAGGACCACCCGGACCTGCGCAGCCTCCTGGAGGCCGACATCGCCGACATCGCCGCGGCCCAGGGCGACGACGGCTACCTGAGCACCTACTTCATCGAGGAGCGGGCCGGCGAGCGCTACCAGCACCTGGAGTACTCGCACGAGATGTACTGCGCCGGCCACCTGATGCAGGGCGCCGTGGCGGTCGCCCGCGCCACCGGCGATGACACGCTGCTGCAGGTCGCCTGTCGCTTCGCCGACCACCTCGACAGCGTCTTCGGCCCCGGCAGAAACGGCACGACCGACGGCCACCCCGAAGTCGAGCTGGCGCTCATCGAGCTATACCGCCACACCCGCGAGCGGCGCTACCTCGACCTGGCTGCCTTCCTGCTGAGCCGCCCGCAGTCACACGCCAACCTCCCGCCCATCGCCCAGCGCGAGAGCCTCATCGGCCACGCCGTGCGGTCGTCGTACATCTGTTGCGGGGGGGCTGACCTCGTAATGGAGACGGGCGACCCGGAGATGATGGCCAACCTGCAGCGCCTGTGGCAGGACCTCGTCGGCGGCAAGATCTACGTGACCGGCGGCGTCGGAGCCCGCTACGAGGGCGAGGCCTTCGGCGAGCCGTACGAGCTGCCCAACGCGCGCGCCTACGCCGAGACGTGCGCCCAGATCGGCCACTTCATGTGGGCCTTCCGCATGCTCCTGCTCACCGGCGAAGGCCAGTACGCGGAGGCGATGGAGTGGATCCTCTACAACGGTCTGCGCAGCGGCGTGGACCTGGACGGCTACCAGTACTTCTACATGAATCCACTCGCCCACGACGGGAAGGAATCCGTATCGGCCACCGGGCACCGCGTGCCGCCCACGCAGCGCAGCACATGGCACGGCTGCACCTGCTGCCCGCCGAACGTCCAGCGCCTGCTCGCCTCGCTGCCCGGCTACTTCGTCACCGTCGCCGAGCGCGAGGTGCACGTGCACCTGTACGATGCGCTGGAGGCCGCAGTGGACGTGCCGGGCGTGGGCCCGGTGCGCCTGAAGATCGAGACGCGCTACCCGTGGGACGGGGGCATCACGATCACGGTCGGGCTCGACGAGGCCGCGGACTTCGCGCTGCACCTGCGCATCCCCACGTGGGCCGATGGCGCGGCGGCTTTCGTCGGCGGGGCTCAGCCCCTGGCGGGCGAGCCGGGCACCTACCTCGTCATCCAGCGGCAGTGGCAGCCGGGTGACGTGGTGCAGCTTGACCTGCCGATGGCACTGGAGGCGCTCGAGGCCCATCCCAACGTCACCGAGGACCGGGGTGCCGTGGCGCTCAAGCGCGGACCGATCGTGTACTGTGTGGAGAGCGTGGATCACCGGACGCCGGTGGCAGAGCTGTCGGTGTCGGTGACCCCGGGTGAGGGCCTGCCGGCGAGTTGGGAGGCTGTCTGGCGCGAGGATCTGCTCGGCGGGGTCGTCGTCATCGAGGGGCCTGGCTTTGGCTGCGTGCCGACCGAACGGCCGCTGTATGCGGCGGTCGCCCAGGGCTACAAGACCGGCCAGGTGCCGGCGCACATCACCGCCATCCCCTACTACGCCTGGGCCAATCGCGGCCCGGCGGCGATGCGGGTGTGGGTGGCGAGTAAGGCCGACCGCGAGGTTACGTAG
- a CDS encoding amidohydrolase family protein has product MPCLSLPTRVGTDYPGTPRTWRLGDRTLVELQELVACGLSPLEALTAATQVNAAAYRKLPSLGTLEPGKLADLLVVSGDPATDVSLLYDARNLCLVLKEGRVEYADDAHRQFYRIADE; this is encoded by the coding sequence ATGCCCTGCCTATCGCTACCGACCAGGGTCGGCACCGACTATCCGGGGACGCCCCGCACCTGGCGCCTGGGCGACCGCACACTGGTTGAGCTACAGGAGCTGGTGGCCTGCGGCCTGTCGCCCCTGGAGGCCCTCACCGCCGCGACGCAGGTAAATGCCGCCGCCTATCGAAAGCTCCCTTCCCTCGGCACACTGGAGCCGGGCAAGCTAGCCGACCTGCTCGTCGTGTCCGGCGACCCCGCCACCGATGTGAGCCTGCTGTACGACGCACGGAACCTGTGCCTGGTCCTCAAGGAGGGCCGGGTGGAGTATGCCGACGACGCTCACCGGCAGTTCTACCGGATTGCCGACGAATAG
- a CDS encoding MTH895/ArsE family thioredoxin-like protein, with protein sequence MDELLSLAEAAETLNVSEITVKRYIYAGKLKSHKLPGGRHRIPRSELTRLLEGGAAPPAPEEVVTGLEARVDELEAALEHISAELQVLAAWCARRQEELPETEAPAATQRVVEVLGPGCTKCRKLHATVLEVVGESFAETFQVAHVTDLDHITAYGPLLTPALVIDGKVVSAGRVLLADEVQRLLAKALQ encoded by the coding sequence GTGGATGAGCTTCTGTCCCTCGCCGAGGCCGCTGAGACTCTCAACGTTAGCGAGATCACGGTCAAGCGCTACATCTACGCCGGGAAGCTCAAGTCCCACAAGCTGCCCGGCGGCCGACACCGCATCCCCCGGTCGGAACTGACGCGTCTGCTGGAGGGTGGGGCGGCCCCGCCGGCCCCCGAGGAGGTCGTGACCGGCCTCGAAGCCCGGGTGGACGAGCTGGAGGCGGCCCTGGAGCACATCTCGGCGGAGCTGCAGGTGCTGGCGGCCTGGTGCGCGCGCCGCCAGGAGGAGCTGCCCGAGACGGAGGCGCCGGCCGCGACACAACGCGTCGTCGAGGTGCTCGGGCCCGGCTGCACCAAGTGCCGCAAGCTGCACGCGACGGTCCTGGAAGTGGTGGGGGAGTCATTCGCCGAGACCTTCCAGGTTGCGCATGTGACCGACCTGGACCACATCACGGCCTATGGGCCGCTCCTGACGCCTGCCCTCGTCATTGACGGCAAGGTTGTCTCAGCGGGACGAGTGCTGCTGGCCGATGAGGTGCAGCGGCTGTTGGCCAAGGCGCTTCAATAG